One Benincasa hispida cultivar B227 chromosome 5, ASM972705v1, whole genome shotgun sequence genomic window carries:
- the LOC120078237 gene encoding DNA repair endonuclease UVH1 — protein MVQFHEHIITELLEDSNGGLVIISSGLNLAKLVSSLLFLHSPSQGTLLLVSPSSHSQLSLKSQILFYLNRHQSDPLTLPSEISADLPAHHRLSLYSSGSAFFVTPRILIVDLLTHKLPTSNIAGLIILNAHSLSETSTEAFIVRIIRSHNRNAYVRVFSDKPHAMVSGFAKAERIMKCLYVRRLHLWPRFQVYVSEELERNPPEVVDIRVPMTKYMVGIQKAIIEVMDACLKEMRKTNKVDVEDLTVENGLFKSFDEIVRRQLDPIWHTLGKRTKQLVSDLKTLRKLLDYLVRYDAVTFLKYLDTLRVSESFRSVWIFAESSYKIFDYAKKRVYRFVRADGSKIIEQAKGVAGKRRKSKGDDDTEEEGTTGRIVLNEVLEEAPKWKVLREILEEIEEERRKRLFEGEENLLESDKDSSGIVLVACKDERSCMQLEECIMNSPQKVLRGEWENYLLNKIQLRDMKPQNKKKHKHPKGFGVLDGVVPITPAQNVEASSLNKQERNALLAVASEIRNRAKNDSAVEEDPQNDIDGTEQATGKRKGRSRKGVSKTNNSVDRKPVDNQKVAIDGHQPDDDNRGHAKGKRKLRSKKDSADVGDSNDSKDKNVGNQKASINDEVEACVLGCEDQMNEENPVALDGFSVATCSAAPSEPGERKQGEQTKLLPPVQFYALESDQPILDTLDPSIVIVYHPDVTFVRQIEVYKAENPTKHLKVYFLFYDDSTEVQKFQASIRRENSAFESLIRQKSLMMIPVDQNGYCLGLNSSVEPQPTTQNSTRKAGGRKDVEKEMQVIVDMREFMSSLPNVLHQKGMRIIPVTLEVGDYILSPHICVERKSIQDLFMSFASGRLYHQVETMVRYYRIPVLLIEFSQDKSFSFQSASDIGDDVTPTNVMSKLSLLVLHFPRLRILWSRSLHATAEIFASLKANQDEPDETKAVRVGVPSEEGIVENDVRAENYNTSAVEFLRRLPGVTDSNYRAIMDGCKSLAELSLLPIEKLALLMGGQQAARTLRDFLDAKYPTLL, from the exons ATGGTTCAATTTCATGAGCATATAATCACAGAGCTTCTCGAGGACTCTAATGGAGGCTTAGTAATCATCTCTTCAGGTCTTAATCTCGCAAAACTCGTTTCCTCTCTCCTTTTCCTTCACTCTCCCTCTCAAGGCACTCTCCTTCTGGTCTCTCCCTCTTCTCACTCCCAACTTTCCCTTAAATCCCAAATTCTTTTCTACCTCAACCGTCATCAATCCGATCCCCTAACTTTACCCTCTGAAATCTCTGCCGATCTCCCTGCCCACCACCGTCTTTCTCTCTACTCCTCGGGCTCTGCATTTTTCGTCACTCCTCGTATTCTTATCGTTGATCTTCTTACGCACAAGCTTCCCACCTCTAATATTGCTGGGCTTATTATTCTCAATGCGCATTCTCTATCGGAAACGTCCACCGAAGCTTTCATTGTCCGAATCATCCGTTCCCATAACCGGAATGCTTATGTTCGAGTTTTTTCTGATAAGCCACACGCGATGGTTTCTGGGTTTGCCAAGGCGGAGCGGATCATGAAATGCTTGTATGTTCGGAGGTTGCATTTGTGGCCGAGGTTTCAAGTTTATGTTTCGGAGGAATTGGAGAGGAATCCACCAGAGGTGGTGGATATTAGAGTGCCAATGACGAAGTACATGGTGGGGATACAAAAAGCTATAATTGAGGTTATGGATGCCTGCTTGAAGGAGATGAGGAAGACTAATAAAGTTGATGTTGAGGATTTGACTGTGGAGAATGGGTTATTCAAATCATTTGATGAAATTGTGAGGCGGCAATTGGATCCAATTTGGCATACGTTAGGGAAGAGGACGAAGCAGCTCGTGTCAGACTTGAAAACTTTGAGGAAATTATTGGATTATCTCGTTAG GTACGATGCAGTGACTTTCTTGAAGTATCTGGATACTCTGAGGGTGTCTGAGAGCTTTAGATCTGTTTGGATATTTGCAGAATCGAGCTACAAGATCTTTGACTATGCCAAGAAACGGGTATATCGATTTGTTAGAGCTGATGGTTCAAAAATAATTGAGCAGGCTAAAGGTGTGGCGGGCAAAAGGCGAAAATCGAAAGGAGATGACGATACTGAGGAAGAGG GTACGACTGGTAGAATAGTTTTGAATGAAGTTTTGGAAGAGGCTCCAAAGTGGAAGGTCTTACGT GAGATTCTCGAAGAAATAGAAGAGGAAAGACGGAAGAGGCTATTTGAAGGAGAAGAGAATCTGCTAGAAAGTGATAAGGACAGCAGTGGCATCGTTCTAGTGGCATGCAAAGATGAGCGCTCATGCATGCAGCTAGAAGAATGCATTATGAACAGCCCGCAGAAG GTCCTACGAGGAGAATGGGAAAATTACTTACTGAACAAAATACAGCTTCGTGACATGAAACCACAGAATAAAAAGAAGCACAAGCATCCCAAAGGTTTTGGGGTTCTTGATGGAGTTGTTCCCATAACACCTGCACAAAATGTTGAAGCTAGCAGCTTAAACAAACAAGAACGTAATGCACTATTAGCTGTGGCATCAGAAATAAGAAATCGAGCAAAAAATGATTCTGCTGTTGAGGAGGATCCACAAAATGACATAGATGGTACAGAACAGGCAACCGGAAAGAGGAAAGGAAGGAGTAGAAAAGGTGTTTCCAAGACTAATAATTCTGTGGATAGAAAACCTGTTGATAATCAGAAGGTAGCAATTGATGGTCACCAGCCTGATGATGATAATAGAGGACATGCAAAGGGAAAGAGAAAACTACGGAGTAAAAAAGATTCAGCAGATGTTGGTGATTCTAATGATTCTAAGGATAAGAATGTTGGCAATCAGAAAGCATCAATAAATGATGAAGTTGAAGCATGTGTATTGGGTTGTGAAGATCAGATGAATGAGGAAAATCCAGTGGCTTTGGATGGCTTTTCTGTAGCTACTTGCTCAGCTGCACCTTCAGAGCCAGGGGAAAGGAAGCAGGGAGAACAGACAAAGCTACTACCTCCAGTGCAATTTTATGCTCTTGAAAGTGATCAACCTATCCTAGACACGTTGGACCCTTCCATTGTTATTGTGTACCATCCAGATGTAACTTTTGTGAGGcagatagaagtctataaagCTGAGAATCCAACCAAGCATTTGAAGGTGTATTTTCTTTTCTACGATGATTCTACTGAGGTACAAAAATTTCAGGCAAGCATCCGGAGAGAGAATAGCGCATTTGAATCTTTGATTAGACAAAAGTCACTGATGATGATCCCAGTTGATCAG AATGGGTATTGCTTAGGATTAAATTCTTCTGTAGAACCACAGCCTACAACACAGAACTCAACCAGAAAAGCTGGTGGAAGAAAGGATGTGGAGAAAGAAATGCAG GTTATAGTGGACATGAGGGAGTTCATGAGTAGCCTTCCAAATGTGCTCCACCAGAAAGGCATGCGCATAATTCCTGTAACATTAGAAGTTGGGGATTATATTCTTTCACCCCATATATGCGTTGAGAGAAAGAGTATTCAGGATCTCTTCATGAGCTTTGCTTCTGGGCGCCTTTATCATCAAGTCGAGACAATGGTGCGGTATTACAGAATACCTGTTCTCCTGATTGAGTTCTCACAGGACAAAAGCTTCTCATTTCAG TCTGCTAGTGATATTGGCGATGATGTGACACCAACAAATGTCATGTCTAAGCTTTCCCTTCTCGTTCTTCATTTTCCTCGTCTTCGAATACTTTGGTCTCGCAGTCTCCATGCGACTGCTGAAATATTTGCATCTCTGAAGGCAAACCAAGACGAACCTGATGAAACCAAGGCTGTTAGAGTTGGGGTTCCTTCTGAGGAGGGCATTGTCGAAAACGATGTGAG AGCGGAAAATTACAACACGTCAGCCGTGGAGTTTCTGAGGCGGCTTCCGGGTGTAACGGATTCAAATTACAGGGCAATAATGGATGGATGCAAAAGCTTAGCAGaactctcccttcttcccaTTGAGAAGCTTGCATTATTAATGGGTGGTCAGCAAGCTGCTCGAACTCTCAGAGATTTTCTTGATGCaaagtatccaaccttattgTGA